Proteins from a genomic interval of Trifolium pratense cultivar HEN17-A07 linkage group LG6, ARS_RC_1.1, whole genome shotgun sequence:
- the LOC123892199 gene encoding uncharacterized protein LOC123892199 — MEILQDDTMRELYNASLNGCVSSLRILIQRDPLILSKVSLYPFSETPLHIASLLGNLEFCQILLDTDPNLAAEVNSEGHCPLHLASAKGYTEIVRAILLTNPRTCFIRDKDDKHPLHFAAMRGRVEAIKELISAMPETETKWMMTETDDQGSILHLCVRYNHLEALKILVQSVRGDNRLQFLSVKDKGGNNILHLAVRRTQIKIVKYLLSLSEMTTTINTLNNAGLTPLDMLDHGSGDSISLTIKHILTKEGAQWSTNIVRTHLPASSSTQVNIHQMTMSQNIASAQQDRVPSPHNNPPQSQPLPTQTSPRNSQSSQTRRNRWNMFENFCTTYLINQGNWIDKKTKEQFMVAATVIATMTFQSVISPPGGVWQEDTKHGNHACTTYDFCEAGTAVVGYVWSPDFMKFIFFNSASFFASLCVVLVLISGFPLGNKVIMGILAVLMTIAVTFMLLTYMWALGLVSPNHVYYRIRKLGYVLVGTWSFLLLVVGLIQITRVVFWIRSKRGFSTNASLSQNSPCRIVNGCIPNLLMEEENITPNFEDDTVRALYEATVNGSINALETLNPLTLSKVPFSPFGENALHIASLFGYLDLCVVILEVNPSLATQVDSKGRYPLHLASVEGHIDIVKTLLMENQDICLIPDNDDKLPIHLAVSGGHVKVIEELKNGMSCSIQNISDDGSILHLCVRYNHLEALKYIVLSVSGAQELLHVQDKEGNTILHWAVNLKQIKTIKFLLSLPKMRASANTLNNTGLTPLDILNNRSPTDFTDIAIQYILKEAGVQKPCTNPNMSTTNSSSSTEANDQSQQPNTLKNWENFWSKYIQHQRNWIEESRGTLMIVATVIATMTFQSALNPPGGVWQENTHNGVHTCTTYGICQAGTAIVGYDWEKGYIKFMSFNTISFFASLCVVLILACGFPLQNMVIMWILNIVMTIAITFMLLTYIWAIGLVAPYHIYYKAYWLGFILGGAWGVILLVLALIQIVRFVFWIKERKKKRKKLHTRP, encoded by the exons ATGGAGATTTTACAGGATGATACAATGAGAGAGCTCTACAATGCATCATTAAATGGATGTGTAAGTTCCTTAAGAATATTGATCCAACGAGACCCTCTTATTTTGAGCAAAGTTTCATTGTATCCATTCTCTGAAACACCATTACACATAGCCTCTTTGCTTGGAAATTTAGAGTTTTGTCAGATTCTTCTTGATACAGATCCTAATTTAGCAGCTGAAGTGAACTCAGAAGGACATTGCCCTCTTCATTTGGCTTCTGCAAAAGGGTACACTGAGATTGTGAGAGCTATATTGTTGACAAATCCAAGAACTTGCTTCATAAGAGACAAAGATGACAAGCATCCTCTCCACTTTGCTGCAATGAGAGGACGTGTGGAAGCCATTAAGGAGCTGATTAGTGCAATGCCAGAAACAGAAACCAAATGGATGATGACTGAGACTGATGATCAAGGTTCCATTCTACACTTGTGTGTTCGCTATAACCATCTAGAGGCTTTGAAAATCCTAGTGCAGTCAGTGAGAGGAGACAATAGATTGCAATTCTTATCTGTCAAAGACAAAGGGGGTAACAATATCCTGCATTTAGCTGTCAGACGCACACAAATAAAG ATCGTTAAATACTTGCTTTCACTATCTGAAATGACCACAACAATAAATACTTTGAACAATGCGGGTTTAACACCATTAGACATGTTGGATCACGGTTCAGGAGATTCTATTAGTCTGACAATCAAACATATTTTAACTAAAGAAGGAGCTCAATGGTCTACAAATATTGTCAGAACACATCTACCAGCTTCCTCGTCAACTCAAGTTAATATACACCAAATGACTATGTCACAAAATATAGCTTCTGCACAACAAGATCGTGTGCCGTCACCACACAACAATCCTCCACAATCACAACCGCTGCCAACACAAACATCACCAAGGAATTCACAGTCCTCACAAACACGACGCAACAGATGGAACATGTTTGAGAACTTCTGCACAACATACCTAATAAACCAAGGTAATTGGATTGATAAAAAGACTAAAGAACAATTCATGGTAGCAGCAACTGTGATTGCGACAATGACATTTCAGTCGGTAATAAGTCCGCCAGGCGGTGTTTGGCAAGAAGATACAAAACACGGTAACCATGCATGCACTACTTATGATTTCTGTGAAGCAGGCACTGCAGTTGTGGGTTATGTTTGGTCACCAGactttatgaaatttatttttttcaactctGCTTCTTTCTTTGCTTCTCTATGTGTGGTGTTGGTTCTCATTAGTGGGTTTCCTCTTGGGAATAAAGTCATAATGGGGATTTTGGCAGTTTTAATGACAATTGCTGTCACGTTCATGTTGCTCACTTACATGTGGGCACTTGGATTGGTGAGTCCTAATCATGTTTATTATAGAATTCGTAAATTGGGATATGTTTTGGTTGGTACTTGGTCTTTCTTACTTCTTGTTGTTGGTTTGATTCAAATTACAAGAGTGGTATTCTGGATTCGGTCAAAGCGTGGATTCTCAACAAATGCTTCACTGAGTCAGAATTCTCCCTGTCGAATAGTTAATGGTTGT ATCCCAAATTTATTGATGGAAGAGGAGAATATAACACCAAATTTTGAGGATGATACGGTAAGAGCACTCTACGAAGCAACAGTAAATGGCAGCATAAATGCCTTAGAAACACTAAAtcctcttaccttaagcaaagttCCATTCTCTCCCTTCGGGGAAAACGCATTACACATAGCCTCTTTGTTTGGATATTTGGATTTGTGTGTGGTTATTCTTGAAGTAAATCCAAGTTTAGCAACTCAAGTAGACTCGAAAGGACGTTACCCTCTTCATTTGGCTTCAGTTGAAGGACACATTGACATCGTAAAAACATTGTTGATGGAAAATCAAGATATTTGTTTGATACCCGACAATGATGACAAACTTCCGATACACTTGGCTGTGTCTGGAGGACATGTGAAAGTCATTGAGGAGTTGAAAAATGGCATGTCATGTTCTATTCAAAATATTAGTGATGATGGATCAATATTGCATTTGTGTGTTAGGTACAATCATTTGGAAGCCTTGAAATACATAGTGCTATCCGTGAGTGGAGCACAAGAGTTATTGCATGTCCAAGACAAAGAAGGTAACACCATTCTTCATTGGGCAGTCAATCTCAAGCAAATTAAG ACCATAAAATTCTTGCTTTCACTTCCCAAAATGAGAGCATCAGCAAACACTTTGAATAACACAGGTCTAACACCTTTGGATATATTGAACAACCGCTCTCCAACAGATTTCACAGACATTGCAATccaatatattttaaaagaagCAGGAGTTCAAAAACCTTGTACAAATCCAAACATGTCTACCACCAACTCTAGCTCTAGTACTGAAGCAAATGACCAATCACAACAACCCAATACATTGAAAAATTGGGAGAACTTTTGGTCAAAGTACATACAACATCAAAGAAATTGGATAGAAGAGTCACGTGGCACATTAATGATTGTAGCAACCGTAATTGCCACAATGACATTTCAATCAGCATTAAACCCACCAGGTGGAGTTTGGCAAGAGAATACACATAATGGTGTACACACTTGCACTACTTATGGTATTTGCCAAGCTGGAACAGCAATTGTTGGTTATGATTGGGAAAAGGGTTATATCAAATTCATGTCTTTTAACACCATCTCTTTCTTTGCTTCACTTTGTGTTGTGTTGATCCTTGCTTGTGGATTTCCACTTCAAAATATGGTTATAATGTGGATACTAAATATTGTAATGACTATTGCAATAACGTTTATGTTGCTTACGTATATTTGGGCGATTGGGTTAGTTGCACCGTATCATATTTATTATAAAGCTTATTGGTTGGGGTTTATTTTAGGTGGTGCTTGGGGTGTTATACTTCTTGTTCTTGCTTTGATTCAAATTGTAAGGTTTGTCTTTTGGATTaaagagaggaagaagaagaggaagaagctGCACACACGACCATAG
- the LOC123889675 gene encoding 26S proteasome regulatory subunit 4 homolog A-like yields the protein MGQGTPGGLNRQPGDRKPDGSDKKDKKFEPAAPPARVGRKQRKQKGSEAASRLPTVTPLSKCKLRLLKLERIKDYLLMEEEFVANQERLKPQEEKAEEDRSKVDDLRGSPMSVGNLEEMIDENHAIVSSSVGPEYYVGISSFVDKDQLEPGCAILMHNKVLSVVGLLQDDVDPMVSVMKVEKAPLESYADIGGLDAQIQEIKEAVELPLTHPELYEDIGIKPPKGVILYGEPGTGKTLLAKAVANSTSATFLRVVGSELIQKYLGDGPKLVRELFRVADDLSPSIVFIDEIDAVGTKRYDAHSGGEREIQRTMLELLNQLDGFDSRGDVKVILATNKIESLDPALLRPGRIDRKIEFPLPDIKTRRRIFQIHTSRMTLADDVNLEEFVMTKDEFSGADIKAICTEAGLLALRERRMKVTHPDFKKAKDKVMFKKKEGVPEGLYM from the exons AAAGACAAGAAGTTCGAACCAGCCGCACCACCAGCACGCGTAGGTCGTAAACAGCGAAAACAAAAAGGTTCAGAGGCGGCGTCCCGGTTACCGACGGTAACTCCGTTATCGAAGTGTAAACTGAGGCTATTGAAACTTGAACGAATCAAAGATTATTTGTTGATGGAAGAAGAGTTTGTAGCGAATCAGGAACGGCTTAAACCTCAGGAAGAGAAAGCTGAAGAGGATAGATCTAAGGTTGATGATCTTAGAGGTTCTCCTATGAGTGTTGGAAATCTTGAAGAGATGATTGATGAGAATCATGCTATTGTTTCGAGTTCTGTTGGTCCTGAATATTATGTTGggatttcttcttttgttgataaGGATCAGTTGGAACCTGGATGCGCTATTTTGATGCATAATAAG GTTCTTTCTGTTGTTGGGCTTCTTCAAGATGATGTTGATCCAATGGTCTCTGTCATGAAGGTCGAGAAGGCTCCTTTAGAATCATATGCTGACATTGGTGGTTTAGATGCCCAAATACAGGAAATCAAAGAAGCAGTCGAGCTTCCCTTGACACATCCTGAACTGTACGAAGATATTGGTATCAAGCCTCCAAAGGGAGTCATTTTATATGGAGAACCTGGAACCGGGAAGACATTGCTTGCAAAG GCCGTGGCCAACTCAACATCAGCAACATTCTTACGTGTTGTCGGTAGTGAATTGATACAAAAATACTTGGGAGATGGTCCAAAACTTGTGAGAGAACTTTTCCGAGTTGCCGATGATCTTTCTCCTTCTATTGTCTTCATTGATGAAATTGATGCTGTTGGAACAAAAAG GTATGATGCTCACTCAGGTGGAGAGCGTGAAATTCAAAGGACAATGTTGGAGTTGCTAAACCAGTTAGATGGTTTTGATTCTAGAGGAGATGTAAAAGTTATTCTCGCAACCAACAAAATTGAAAGCCTCGATCCAGCTTTGCTGCGACCTGGTCGAATAGACAGGAAGATTGAATTTCCTCTCCCTGATATCAAAACAAGGAGACGTATTTTCCAG ATACACACATCAAGGATGACATTAGCTGATGATGTCAATTTAGAAGAATTTGTTATGACTAAGGATGAGTTCTCTGGAGCTGATATAAAAGCAATATGTACCGAAGCTGGCTTACTTGCTTTACGAGAACGCCGAATGAAG GTGACACATCCTGACTTTAAGAAAGCAAAAGATAAAGTTATgtttaagaagaaagaaggggTGCCAGAAGGATTGTATATGTGA
- the LOC123888283 gene encoding histone H4: protein MSGRGKGGKGLGKGGAKRHRKVLRDNIQGITKPAIRRLARRGGVKRISGLIYEETRGVLKIFLENVIRDAVTYTEHARRKTVTAMDVVYALKRQGRTLYGFGG from the coding sequence ATGTCAGGTCGCGGAAAAGGAGGTAAGGGATTGGGAAAGGGAGGTGCAAAGAGACACAGGAAGGTTCTTCGTGATAACATCCAGGGCATAACAAAACCTGCAATTCGTCGTTTAGCCAGAAGAGGTGGTGTCAAGAGAATCAGTGGTTTGATCTATGAAGAAACTCGTGGTGTTCTCAAGATCTTTCTCGAGAACGTGATTCGTGATGCTGTTACCTACACTGAGCACGCTAGGAGGAAAACCGTTACTGCCATGGATGTCGTTTATGCTTTAAAGAGGCAGGGAAGGACTCTTTACGGTTTCGGTGGTTGA